The proteins below are encoded in one region of Oryzias melastigma strain HK-1 linkage group LG9, ASM292280v2, whole genome shotgun sequence:
- the LOC112148556 gene encoding cyclin-O isoform X2, which translates to MCLFGLRCHGDRRKVSCGSGEDPGKSDVSTRDPPLQPCSTKLFVWRATQKQPPEMVSFRRKESSKGGQMSGAVPAGEALTPAQQRRTGRLRKQKLRTFFSDSGFEEDLLPSPNSSNCGLETHESGQLSSWFLQYGDVGFKIQREKETQLFPCSSLARQPQLTAEARCKLVSWLIPVHKHFRLSFECCCLSVNIMDRFLASTPIAADCFQLLGVTALLLASKLVEIGSPSVNHLLSLCCDAFTEEQLYNLERLILLRLNFNLTAPTLAFFLDYFTNCFEAIQLKNNCPGTLKTTHISSFAQKTSCRFTDEACTDSLQPFEYMEPDDRVMTHNLMEECQENMKLLVSLNRNTMDGMLTV; encoded by the exons ATGTGCTTGTTTGGCctccgttgccatggtgacaggAGAAAGGTGAGCTGCGGGAGCGGGGAAGACCCCGGGAAAAGTGACGTCAGCACGCGGGACCCCCCTCTCCAGCCATGCAGCACGAAGCTGTTTGTCTGGAGGGCGACGCAGAAGCAGCCTCCAGAAATGGTGTCGTTCAGAAGAAAGGAGAGCTCCAAAGGCGGACAGATGAGCGGCGCAGTCCCCGCAGGAGAAGCCCTCACGCCAGCTCAGCAGAGGCGGACAGGCCGCCTCAGGAAACAGAAACTCAGGACATTCTTCAGTGACTCTGGATTCGAGGAAGATCTCCTACCATCTCCAAACTCCTCTAATTGTGGACTTGAAACCCACGAGTCTGGACAGCTTTCCAGCTGGTTCCTTCAGTATGGAGACGTTGGCTTCAAAATCCAGAGGGAGAAAGAAACGCAGCTTTTTCCTTGCAGCAGTTTGGCCCGTCAGCCACAA CTGACTGCAGAGGCCAGGTGTAAGCTGGTCAGCTGGCTCATTCCTGTCCACAAACATTTCCGCCTGTCCTTTGAGTGCTGCTGCCTGTCGGTGAACATCATGGACAGGTTCCTGGCATCCACTCCCATTGCTGCAGACTGCTTCCAGCTCCTGGGCGTCACAGCGCTCCTGTTGGCCAGTAAACTG GTGGAGATTGGCTCCCCGTCAGTCAACCACCTTCTGTCCTTGTGCTGTGATGCTTTCACTGAAGAGCAGCTCTACAATCTAGAACGCCTCATCCTCCTGCGCCTCAACTTCAACCTCACTGCTCCCACTCTGGCCTTTTTCCTGGACTATTTCACAAACTGCTTTGAGGCAATCCAGCTAAAAAACAACTGTCCTGGCACGTTAAAGACCACACACATCAGCAGCTTTGCACAAAAG ACCTCATGCAGATTCACCGATGAGGCCTGCACAGATTCCCTTCAGCCGTTTGAGTACATGGAACCTGACGACCGCGTGATGACCCACAACCTAATGGAAGAATGTCAGGAGAATATGAAGCTGTTGGTGTCTTTAAACCGGAATACAATGGATGGGATGTTAACTGTGTGA
- the LOC112148101 gene encoding multicilin — MTSVGLSTVDAAILESSLSPADLVQFQGCIFPPLTPQRQQEISIETGNFHAEDGAFYWENMADCHGQALGKAMVVNNELHQTFHKQQEELDSLEERNLHLKELASRAKHLSLVLEKLMTVRELHMEEAVTPCIDAPQGSSKRQRLNEDSFDSVEDMLRDISSRCNAVLLTSSTAPRLPHQSEAIRVFGSFSGIQMSTFSSAVDGAQAEECVSSFKTSVREHGTIRTKVFPHGHAFTSKTQQGGYRFRWVPNHS, encoded by the exons ATGACTTCTGTCGGTTTATCTACTGTAGATGCTGCTATTTTGGAGAGCAGCCTATCTCCAGCAGATCTGGTTCAGTTTCAGGGATGCATCTTTCCTCCACTCACTCCTCAGAGGCAGCAGGAGATTTCCATAGAAACCGGAAACTTTCATGCTGAGGATGGAGCTTTTTACTGGGAGAACATGGCCGACTGTCACGGACAGGCACTGGGAAAGGCTATGGTTGTTAACAATGAG cttcacCAGACTTTTCACAAGCAACAGGAGGAGCTGGACAGCTTGGAAGAGAGGAACCTTCACCTCAAGGAGCTCGCCAGTCGAGCAAAGCACCTGTCTCTGGTGTTGGAG AAACTGATGACAGTCAGAGAACTCCACATGGAAGAAGCGGTGACGCCGTGCATTGATGCCCCTCAGGGTTCCAGTAAGCGTCAGCGACTGAATGAAGATTCCTTTGATTCGGTGGAGGACATGCTGAGGGACATCAGCTCCCGCTGCAACGCTGTCCTGCTCACCAGCTCCACAGCACCAAGACTGCCACACCAATCAGAGGCCATACGCGTGTTCGGCTCCTTCTCAGGTATCCAGATGTCTACATTCAGCTCAGCTGTAGATGGAGCTCAGGCTGAAGAGTGCGTCTCCTCGTTCAAAACCTCCGTCAGAGAACACGGCACCATACGGACCAAAGTTTTTCCACACGGACACGCGTTCACCTCGAAGACCCAGCAGGGAGGATACCGCTTTCGCTGGGTACCAAACCACAGCTGA
- the LOC112148556 gene encoding cyclin-O isoform X1: protein MCLFGLRCHGDRRKVSCGSGEDPGKSDVSTRDPPLQPCSTKLFVWRATQKQPPEMVSFRRKESSKGGQMSGAVPAGEALTPAQQRRTGRLRKQKLRTFFSDSGFEEDLLPSPNSSNCGLETHESGQLSSWFLQYGDVGFKIQREKETQLFPCSSLARQPQLTAEARCKLVSWLIPVHKHFRLSFECCCLSVNIMDRFLASTPIAADCFQLLGVTALLLASKLVEIGSPSVNHLLSLCCDAFTEEQLYNLERLILLRLNFNLTAPTLAFFLDYFTNCFEAIQLKNNCPGTLKTTHISSFAQKVCELTLADYTFNKYPPSLTASCAMRLTCEFLKTYFAENSSTQTSCRFTDEACTDSLQPFEYMEPDDRVMTHNLMEECQENMKLLVSLNRNTMDGMLTV, encoded by the exons ATGTGCTTGTTTGGCctccgttgccatggtgacaggAGAAAGGTGAGCTGCGGGAGCGGGGAAGACCCCGGGAAAAGTGACGTCAGCACGCGGGACCCCCCTCTCCAGCCATGCAGCACGAAGCTGTTTGTCTGGAGGGCGACGCAGAAGCAGCCTCCAGAAATGGTGTCGTTCAGAAGAAAGGAGAGCTCCAAAGGCGGACAGATGAGCGGCGCAGTCCCCGCAGGAGAAGCCCTCACGCCAGCTCAGCAGAGGCGGACAGGCCGCCTCAGGAAACAGAAACTCAGGACATTCTTCAGTGACTCTGGATTCGAGGAAGATCTCCTACCATCTCCAAACTCCTCTAATTGTGGACTTGAAACCCACGAGTCTGGACAGCTTTCCAGCTGGTTCCTTCAGTATGGAGACGTTGGCTTCAAAATCCAGAGGGAGAAAGAAACGCAGCTTTTTCCTTGCAGCAGTTTGGCCCGTCAGCCACAA CTGACTGCAGAGGCCAGGTGTAAGCTGGTCAGCTGGCTCATTCCTGTCCACAAACATTTCCGCCTGTCCTTTGAGTGCTGCTGCCTGTCGGTGAACATCATGGACAGGTTCCTGGCATCCACTCCCATTGCTGCAGACTGCTTCCAGCTCCTGGGCGTCACAGCGCTCCTGTTGGCCAGTAAACTG GTGGAGATTGGCTCCCCGTCAGTCAACCACCTTCTGTCCTTGTGCTGTGATGCTTTCACTGAAGAGCAGCTCTACAATCTAGAACGCCTCATCCTCCTGCGCCTCAACTTCAACCTCACTGCTCCCACTCTGGCCTTTTTCCTGGACTATTTCACAAACTGCTTTGAGGCAATCCAGCTAAAAAACAACTGTCCTGGCACGTTAAAGACCACACACATCAGCAGCTTTGCACAAAAGGTGTGTGAGTTGACTCTGGCTGACTATACTTTCAATAAATACCCTCCATCTCTGACTGCTAGCTGTGCCATGAGACTCACCTGTGAGTTtctgaaaacatattttgctgAGAACTCCTCCACGCAGACCTCATGCAGATTCACCGATGAGGCCTGCACAGATTCCCTTCAGCCGTTTGAGTACATGGAACCTGACGACCGCGTGATGACCCACAACCTAATGGAAGAATGTCAGGAGAATATGAAGCTGTTGGTGTCTTTAAACCGGAATACAATGGATGGGATGTTAACTGTGTGA